One region of Diabrotica undecimpunctata isolate CICGRU chromosome 6, icDiaUnde3, whole genome shotgun sequence genomic DNA includes:
- the LOC140443227 gene encoding serine/threonine-protein kinase 11-interacting protein, with translation METEIIHLANILRPTSRDVFSGKGKLCLSANYLNKLNNAIDANIEEDVNSFHIVQTSNTKSNLIADTQFLLDLIKKTGSLKLTPDETTEYTVVDITKFKNIRTLEIIKLDVHLVIGLQKLRSQIQELTCSKNLKSISDVLEKCGADNSQPFSWNELKTANFSYNNIVEIDNSFECTLSLNTLDLSHNHLNKANFVNLLPNLKHLNLSYNKLENVPEFKGQIKSRLQILVLNNNFIENIHGLTSVSNLQQLDLGHNCLLDHKAFLSISHLVSLQWLNLQGNPLGFHPHHRQLTCNYLNKNASTVKFLLDGVILNKTEKSLTGSLYPITQTIQTSLSSTNSLESSVASIQEKPRKIRQVTIEDANVVKEEKPILTPNSSSQHLEIKRQVEQLRQEYGESWLYRHSGLIVQDVLGFEKTAVLSSTPIETGFVKVQTNNPVDTTLTSGFNTANVSCVTEATSNNETFCTAEDEPVADTEHSVFSNGSPEDEISDVSDGEDIFSGGEDCMFLATNTADNSEVFVIVTESHISERDVITSKEKARWHINTILSCEKCEDKENGFKLEFDTLRRDRKQRIYILDPEESETFYNSVKKITGVANLQSKTDNKNLSYQCMQCTEVFQRSKHALLNQPSLNCPKCTSNMVVES, from the exons atggAGACAGAAATAATTCACCTTGCAAATATTTTACGACCAACTAGCCGTGATGTTTTTTCAGGCAAAGGTAAATTGTGTTTATctgcaaattatttaaacaaattgaACAATGCAATTGACGCGAACATCGAAGAAGATGTGAATTCTTTTCATATTGTTCAAACAAGCAACACAAAGAGTAATCTTATCGCAGACACTCAGTTTTTGTTGGATCTAATTAAGAAGACTGGCAGCTTAAAGCTTACTCCCGATGAAACTACTGAATATACTGTGGTGGACATAACGAAGTTCAAAAACATAAGGACTTTAGAAATTATTAAATTAGATGTGCATCTTGTGATTGGTTTACAGAAACTTAGATCACAAATTCAAGAGCTGACTTGTAGCAAAAATTTAAAATCTATAAGTGATGTTTTAGAAAAATGTGGTGCTGATAACAGCCAACCATTTAGCTGGAATGAATTGAAGACTGCTAATttttcatataataatattgtagAAATTGACAATAGTTTTGAATGTACTCTCTCTTTAAATACTTTAGATCTTAGCCATAATCACCTGAACAAAGCAAATTTTGTAAATTTACTTCCAAATTTGAAACATTTAAATCTTTCATACAACAAACTGGAAAATGTCCCTGAATTTAAAGGCCAGATAAAGTCTAGATTacaaattttagttttaaataataactTTATAGAAAATATCCATGGCCTAACATCAGTTTCTAACTTACAGCAGTTAGATTTGGGACATAATTGTTTGTTAGATCATAAAGCCTTCCTTTCAATATCTCATCTAGTTTCTCTACAGTGGCTAAATCTGCAAGGTAATCCATTGGGCTTTCATCCACACCACAGGCAACTAACATGCAATTATTTGAACAAAAATGCTAGTACAGTCAAGTTTTTACTAGATggtgtaattttaaataaaactgaaaAGAGCCTAACCGGATCTCTATATCCTATAACACAGACAATTCAAACATCTTTATCCTCAACAAATTCATTGGAATCATCAGTAGCTTCAATTCAAGAGAAACCGAGGAAAATTAGGCAGGTTACCATTGAAGATGCCAATGTTGTTAAAGAAGAGAAACCTATCTTAACTCCGAATTCTTCTTCCCAGCATTTGGAAATAAAAAGACAG GTCGAACAACTGAGACAAGAATATGGAGAATCTTGGCTTTATAGACATTCTGGCCTAATTGTGCAAGACGTATTGGGTTTTGAAAAAACTGCTGTACTATCATCCACTCCGATCGAAACCGGCTTTGTTAAAGTCCAAACAAACAATCCAGTAGACACCACACTGACCAGTGGTTTTAATACGGCAAATGTGTCGTGTGTCACCGAAGCAACATCTAATAACGAAACGTTTTGCACAGCCGAGGATGAACCTGTAGCTGACACTGAACATAGTGTGTTCAGTAATGGTTCCCCAGAAGATGAAATATCGGACGTGTCTGATGGCGAAGATATTTTTTCAGGAGGGGAAGATTGCATGTTTCTAGCGACCAATACAGCAGATAATAGCGAAGTGTTTGTAATAGTGACCGAATCCCACATATCAGAACGTGATGTCATTACAAGCAAAGAAAAGGCGCGGTGGCATATCAACACGATTTTGTCGTGCGAAAAATGTGAAGACAAAGAAAACGGTTTTAAGTTAGAATTTGATACTCTTAGGCGAGATAGAAAACAAAGAATTTATATACTAGATCCGGAAGAAAGTGAAACATTTTATAATAGTGTTAAGAAAATTACCGGGGTTGCCAATTTACAATCAAAGACTGATAATAAGAATTTGTCTTATCAATGTATGCAGTGTACAGAGGTGTTCCAGCGCAGTAAACATGCTTTACTAAATCAACCGTCACTCAACTGTCCAAAATGTACAAGCAATATGGTAGTAGAAAGTTAA